Part of the Plectropomus leopardus isolate mb chromosome 7, YSFRI_Pleo_2.0, whole genome shotgun sequence genome, GAGGGGCAGTGACATCAAATGTTTTTCCCTTTGTGTAAaattttctgtttatgtgttgtttatcttcattttaaagttttggtaTATTAGAAAGGCACTATTTATACAATACGTCATGAATCTTTTGATACGTTTTCACTGGTtttgaaaagttaaaattatttaaaaacactgtaaatactTTGTAACACTCTGCAAAGAGCTGTCGAACACTGCAAACTTCTCAGGCCCACCCCATGCAGTGGCTTTCACTATTTAAAATAGATTAAGTGAGAGTTAGTTGCATGCATACTTTAGTAGGCAAGTTGAATAAGAAAATTCTTATGTTACCTTCATCAGTACATCTATAAAAGATTGTGTTCTCAGGCTTGCATGATTGGGCATGCAAATTCTGAAAGATTTTAGATCAACTGTGAAaacttcccttttttaaaatcttacttttactttaggaGGGATGGTTTGTGCAACAGCCTGCTCTAAACGGGTCCTCTGAGGTAAGAACAAGCTAAATTTTCTTTCagtattaaatatatttgcttATCTCAATTATAAAGGTTGTTTAATGTCTGTCAAGAGAAAGTAATAATTTCTAAGTAAGCCCCTCAGCTGATTGGAAGATTGTTTTCAATAATGAATAATTGGGATTCTACAGCAAAAAGTCACCTTGTATTCACAATTATTCACTAGCATTTGTAAGTGAAGTATGCTGTTTATGGAGCctttaaaaaactatatatatttttgacaatattgcAAATAAACTTTTGGGTATAAATAACCAAATCTGTGAAATGAATTCCACTGTTATATTTACACTctaaatatatttgtgtgtgtgtgtgtgtgtgtgtgtgtgtgtgtgtattatagGTGTTTGAATGCATGGCTAGTGGAGccaacatgcatgttttttttattgctctgcTGTAAACAACTGATACTAATTACACCCACagttcaaaaaaaaattcagcctTAATGTTTCTTCAGAAAGTCTTTTTCCCCACACTCTTTTTtactcaaaataaattacaaattctgctacttctgtaaaaaaaaaaaacaacaaaaaacaattttgcagCACTGTAGGATTCTCAACAATCTTGAAATGAGGAAGAAGATGCAGAGCGCTCAAttgtcagaaaaagaaaagaaaaaagagaaagaagaaaacctTTTAGCTCATttgcattaaataaataactaaaatttaACTGGTagcaacagtttaaaacaaaatgattcaaTGGTAGTATGATGTATACAATACTGTTCacatacttttttgtttcagatatCCAGCTTTAGTGCCACATGAAAATGAATGCTCTGACAGTCGGGTGGTTTGTTGTTCTGGCTCTAATAAAAAGTATGATATTTATCACTTCACTAtgataaaaatgttgcttttaacaAGACTTATAGTTACGTATATTAACCTGAGTTCCActtgtgttttcagattttccTTTTGCCCAACCAATGTTCACATTAGAGGGCAAAACATACCTGACAGCTAAAGAGGGGTCCTGCGTTGAAATTAAGTGCAAAGTCACTAAGAGTATTGATGTTTCTGGTGCCTACTGGTTTTGGATAAAGGATTCATTTTGGACTAAGAAAGAGAATCAAGAATCAGAGTTTGCTGGCACTGTCATTTACAGCTCAAATAAAGAACAACGTCCAGTCAGTTCAGACTTTGTGCATAGAGCGACATACATTGGCTCTCAGCCTTCATTGTGGGAATCTAATTATAGATCCTCCTCaaactgcagtattttaatCTGCAACCTGAATAAAAGTGACAGTGGAAATTATTCTTTCAGATTTGAAGGTAAACCAAATTGGATAACAAAACCACCAGTCATCCTCAACGTTAGTGGtaagtaaaaaaacagtatgCTCAGAATGCTGAAATATAACTTAAGAAAATACATagcaatgaaatgaaatatgcaAACAATTTAAGATGAGCTGGTCTAAAGGCAGAAAGGGTTTGATTAAATGAGATTCAAATCTATGATGAAAATAAGACCAACCTTTTTTGAATAAATGCTCTAAAAATAGAAGAGGGACTGCACTGTCTCCCTCTTCTGTGTCAGTGGACCTCTCGTGCCATATCATAAACAAGACATTATCTCATACCAGCTCGCGAGTGCTTTGTTTTGAGATTATTCAACACTATCTGGTCTGGTTGAGGATGGAAATATTTTGGGTGTATTGAGTATTCAGCTCTTCCCCATCCCTCAGATTAACACAAAAGCTGGCAGGTTGCTATCCCAATTTTGCCCAATTTGACCAACACTAGATAGCTCAATAAGTAGGTCAGTCCACCTGATGGTCATAAGGATCACCCGGTAatttaaaacctttattttacaataatgtGAAGATAATCTCAACATTATGAGATTTTATCTTAAAGTAATAGGGTCCCTCTTTTCAGTCCCACGGTTGTAAAGCATAGGAAAATATCGAGTGTGTTTCCAGCTTTAATTTGACGTAAGTGGTTCTTTGACTCAGAGACTTTTAATTCAGCCTATATACGACTCCATAGTAGTTTTATTCAATCAGTATTCCTTTTACTGATTAGTACTATATGTAACTATAGGCATGGGACTAGAAcagaaaaagtataaataagttgttcttttcatttttgtattcattgtgacactttattatttattaactaACACTGGCTATTCTGTATacattcttattattttgctgatattgtctcactttcatgttttcagaaCATCCATGCCCAATCACTTTTAAGCAACCAGCCCTCGTACAGGAACATGACAAAACAACACTCACATGCTCCACTTCAGTTTCATGTCCTTCACACCCACAAATTGTAGATTTGGCACCACCGTTCCAAATGCTGACCTCAAGGCcagaaacagatgaaaaacagaaaagcaccTCAGTCAGTTTTGAAGTCAACTGGCAGCATGATGGGAAGGTGTTTTCATGCTCAACAGCAGTTGACAAATATTTAATTCGAAATATCACTTTAACTGTCAAATGTAAGTTCATCAAGCTCATTTATGTCATGTCTACATTACAGTGGTTATATTTACTGCTGATATTAACAATCTGTGATCCAAATGTAAACTAAAGGTAGCACCTGCAGTAAAAATTTAAACCTGAGTTTTGAACCTTCCTATATTCATCGACAGGTCTTTTAATACAGGATCAAATACTgggttaaagttaaagttattaATGTTTTGGGATGCTTTGTTAAATTCACAAACTCTATATTACTTCTAAATTATATGGTCAACAATATCAAagactgcattttttaaattttattttaaaacatattgaaaatCCTCATCcatcaaaatatttctttttagaaaGAGTACTTAAGGTAGCAATGTCTAGGTTTTACTCTTgctacttttaaatgttttttcttgtaagGTTAGAACTACTTAGCAGAATTACTATGGTATGTGCTTTTCAgttgtaaaagtaaaataagaaattcaACTACATTTTGAGCAGCTGATCATTAATTTGGaaggtttaaaagaaaattggtAATACAACTTTAACCACAAACTTTACAAGTACGTGAACATTATTTACTCCATGAACAGTGTTTATATCAggaaaatctgaatttttaaaGTTGCACAATTACATTGGTAATTCTGGCTTTTTGTTAGACCACTTGACATAGCTCTTTGCGTGATCTAAAATAACATAGATTTGTTCTTTTCTTAAGCATATTGGATTTCTGTGAACAGTTGACTACGTGTGTATTGAATTTGTATTGAATTTGTTGACACAGACATATTGGCTCAAGTAAGCCCACAAAATATTGAAGAAAGGCAAAATGTGAAACTCACTTGCTCTGCCAAAGGCCATCCTAACCCTACCTTTAcctggtttaaaaataaaaaaaaggcgaAGGGGAAAACGAGGGCAATATGGGAAATCCCATCAGTTGATGAGTCACACAACGGAGAATACCATTGTGaagttcaaaacaaaaataatgaggGAAAATCAAACTCAgtaaatattacagttacatgtgagtactttttttactttactttactatttttttactCAAATTATCTGAATTTGGTGTGTCCGTCATTCTTGGTATCTCACGTATTACTGctgtattgtatatttttaatagtttacTCAGgtgtttataaatataattatcttgaattatattttttctcttgatttACCATATATTATTTTCAGGAGATTATCATTGTGAATCAGCCTGAAGAAATAATGAAATCTTATGTTTCAGATAAGCCTGAAGTTGAGGTGATTCCAGGTGCTTCTGTGGTTAAACAAGgagataaaatgattttgacatgttttgtgaaaagaAGCAGCCCACAACCTAGCACCTATGTTTGGCGTCTAAATGGGAAAGCCATTGTTAGGGAGACAACACACCAGCATGTTGTTGAAAGAACTGAACCTGAGAACAGTGGCTTCTACATATGTGAAGCCACTAATACCGTGGGTACTGGAAAATCACAAGAAGTTCAAATTATAGTTGAATGTAAGTGTCACATCTCCTTGTGCTGCATGCATGTCAGAGTTTGTGATAACAGAGAGAGCATACTAAAAGCTATTTCCTTCTTTCAGATGGCCCAAGGAAGACGAGCATTTCCATTAATGAAGGTGATACTGAGGTGAGAGTTAATGACTCCCTTAAATTCACCTGTATCACTGATGCCAATCCTGCCCCAGGAAAATACTCCTGGTCCCGATTCAACGTAGCTAAGAAGTCCTACTCCTCACACTGGAAATTCAAGACAACTGAAAGAAATGAACTACTTTTGGTCAGTGTACAAAGAACAGATGAAGCATGTTATAAGTGCAATGCAACCAACTGCATCAGTACAGGGGAGGATAGTGGGCCAGTCTGCATACAAGTGCTATGTAAGTAATTACGCTGAAAATGTTGCAATATCTAAGTTTAGGTATTTTAGTTTAGGTATTTTAGCATTTAGCAccaaaagtgaagaaaaaaaagtcttatacGCCATTTTAAGGGTAGCAATTGGAAGTTACCGTTCCCAGCAAAGAGAAGTTGTGGCACATAACCCCACAGAAAAGCCCGTTCTTGTTTTAAGATTTCCATTTCTATATGGATTTAACAAACCAGAGATAACTGTAGCCAGCTAGCTGTGTTCATATGTTTCCAGTTCTTGTGTATGGTTAACCTAAACTCCTGCTGGTTGTAGCCTTATATTCAATAGTCGGTTGTGAGAATTGTGTCAATATTTTCTTATAACTCTCCACCCATGGGTGTAACTCACACTTACTGCATTATATTTTGTCACCTATCAccttaattttgtgtttttcttgacaTGAAACATTTCTACCATAATTTGCTGAACAGAGCTTTACCAGAATGTTTGATGCTCATatctaaaaaatatcaaacttgtATTAAGCCTATGATTGAGCCTTGGTTGGAATGGACTGCTGCTGTGACATCAtgcaacatgttgaaaaaaaaaaaattaatcctGAAAATCACATGGTTGCTTGCTCTCTACAGATGCCCCGACAAAACCACAGCTGTCTATGGATACTGAGGTCACTGAGGGTCAGCTCATCAACATCACCTGCACTGTTGAAAGCTTCCCAGCTTCAGAGCTCAACCTGGAAAGGACTTACACAACAGATTCTCAGCCTCCAGAATGGTCTTTCACTCAACCTGACTGGCACAACAACATTCTCCAACACACATTTAATGTTACTTCAGCCCACACAGGCTTTTATATCTGCAGGGCCACCAACAGCGAAGGTTCAGAGAAAAGCATACAAAGGCAGTTGGTGGTGAAATGTGAGTGATAAATGCAATAGTAGTAGTGCCAGTAAtatgattttgaaaaactgcCAGATGAGTACTTACTTTTGATGCTTAGAGggtgtttcttttccttataGGACTTTTGCACTACTCAGTTAACATTCcttgtaatttccttgtaattGAGTATTTTATGGCTAATTTTACACAGTAATTCCTCTACCACTGAGTAAAATATAATTCAATATAGATTTCTTACTACGTTTTAAATGAGTAGTTTTTGATTTGACTTAAACACCCTGAGACACTGTATAGCGTACCAGTACCACAAACTATGGACTCAAAAATGACTATGTATATCACCCTTTCTCCCATTTGAAAGGCAATAGTtcattgtaatgtatttttatcacTGCCAAAGTTTAAATCTGACTTCTCttcatcactttgtttttgttaaatgcagATCGTCCCAGAAACGTGACTGTACAAGCTAAGCCTGCCTTTGTTGTAGATGAAAACAATTTGTTGGAGCTGCATTGCCATGCCCAATGCCACCCACCACTGACCTCTGTCACCTGGATGAAGATGATTGACGGGAAGAGTGAAATCATCCAGACGACACAGCCCTTCGTCGTTCGGTCTGTAAGTCCTTCTGACAGCGGACGGTACAGCTGTGCAGTCAGTAATGACCTTGGAACTGCAAATTCACAGCAAGTTGACATTAAAATCAAATGTGAGTAAACTGACACACTCAAGATGGCGTATGGATGAAGcagaaaatacaatacaatatgtaTACTTTATATTGTAAATACAGATTGAGCTGtctgaaagcaaaaaatatgATATAGAGAAGTCCTTACATTCAATTCTGTATAACCCCCAAACAAGATAATAgcaagacagaaaataacacaGTGAAGGAAAGTATTAACACAAAACCCTTTTAATTCAAATTTCCAATACAATATGCTACATGTCACTAttagtggcaaaaaaaaaaaaaagacagacgaAGCACACTGTCTATTGAGTGTTCCAGTTTTGGCAACAGAGGACTTAAGCGACCAGGATGGCTGCATCTGTAGCGGGAATTTTGGAATACAGATTGCAATGTGTGCAGATATTATTGTAAGTTGTTTTAGTGATTGATGTTAAAAGTGTCctgagttttcttgtaaacaaaattATGTGTAAATTTAACGTGtcccaccaaaacacacaaagcgtGTATCCACAAGACCTCATAAATGAGCTGAATGTTGAATCCTTCATTTGCATAGtacattttttgaataatttgagCCTTGCACTGTTTATATCCTAGTTGGTTTGCCAattcttctctgtctttttctgacATATAAAGACAGAGTGCAACATCTCATACTTAAAACCACACCCACCAAAGTGGAAAGCAAATGGCGCCACAATACAAAACTGTCAACCAGAGATTGTATTTATAGTACTGGCAAACTTGACATTGTCAGTTTGTCTCCCTACCTCGCTTGTCTTGAGGAAATTATCCCACTGAATGGCCAgaagtgaaatatttttgatgtGACAATTTGATTGGATCAGGTCGGGGAGGTCAGGGGAGGTTCGCCTCTTGTAACCCCATGTCCTCATATGAGGACATTATATTTGGGGATTGCTGCACCCAATTCTTCATTCTGCTCAACTTAGACCTGTTGTCCTTATTTGTGGACACCGTTTTGTCTTTCATCTAGTGGTAGCAAGAGCACAATACACACATCCATGTGAAAACTAGATGGTAGGCATTGCCAAGTCAGCTGACAGCCAATCCCAACACAAAAGTGGACAAGGTACAGACCTGATCAAATTTTGTGTGCTCACAAGATACAAAAACTGGGGCACCCCGCCCATGACAAACATTGCTTCACAGGGTACCTCTTGTAATCTTAGAAAATAACAGTTGGTTGACAAATATGCCCataatttcttgaaaatgaTGTATTAGCTATTCATTAAGTCACAGAAAAATAGGTAGACTGGGTATATCTATAGCCACTATGTACAGAATGTGTATGTGATTATAACATCTTTCAATTCTTGTTAAAGAGTGTGGGCAGTTAAATGCAGTGTCTTCGATTACCACTAGATGTCAAAAATTTCAGTTTCTGCAGTGTCAGTTCTTGTGTGGTCTTTAACACTTTGTCCTGCTTTCCTTACTCCTAAATTTTCCCGTTTAGACGccccaaaacagacaaagatcACGAAAAtagctgagcagcagcagcctaaCGGGATGAGCTCTGTgacactgagctgcagcagtgacaGCTATCCCCCAATCACACAGTATTCATGGTACAAGATAAATGAAGAGGAAAAACCCGAAAAGGTGTCTGACAACCAGACCTACACAGTGTATTCAAACCATCCAGGAAGCTACTATTgcattgcaaaaaatgaaatatatcatAGATTGTCTGAATCGGTCCACATGTTTAAACGTGAGTAAATTTCAGGTCcatgtgtatatatgtgcacCCTATATTGCTTTCATATGGTAGACATGTTGTTTGGTATTGTGAAATCTGACATACCAGCAGTTTCAAAGAATGCTACTTGTTCACACATGTGCCTATATACTAATTCTGTGCCTCTTATAAACACAGGGGACTTCATGAAGGCCCTGCTCATCTTCCTTGTTCTTATTATCCTGCTTGTCATTGTAATTGTCCTTGTCTACAGGTGaagtatgaaaataaatacatttcacgGATTTAGCATGGGTAATTGGTAAGTACCACTGTAATCTCTCGTTATGTTTTCAGACACAAGAGGAGGGAATCATTTCGACAAAAAACTACGAACCCACTGCCCTGTTTAGGTTTTCAGGTGAGTCATTCTTTTCAACCTTATCTGCTTCTTATTGAAACAATTTGGACAGAACtaacatatttgtgtgtgtgtgtgtgtgtgtttgtgtgtgtgcgcgcgcacacgtACATATGTGCGAACCAATTCAGGGTTGGTGGAATGGTGCCAGGAGGAGGAATCGGATGAATGAGCATGGCATGCCAGAGCCTTTCAGGAGCAGAGATGACCTCTCGCCTGACCAGCCACACCATCCAAACATTCCACGATGCCAGTCTCGTCCAGACAGCACGTAAGACAACAGCCATACATACTGTCCCCACCCACAACAAGGCACACAGTGTAGGACAGAGAGCTGGATGGTGCTGCTCATGCTAATGTCAAAGAATCTATTTAAGATCCTTCAGACATGAATGACACAGTGAGACAGTTGCCTGTCATTTACTATAGTCACTCATTGAGTATGCAGGTTTTATTtcttgtcattgttgttgttccACAGGCCTGCATCCAACATTAATACCGTTTACTCTTCTGTGAATCTGCCCTCTGGAAAACAAGTGAGTCAAGCAATTCAAGTCTTAAGGCAACTTCTATAATATAATAGTACATTAAAGTAGTTGTATATAGAAGActttaataaaaatcacaatttgatatttttcttacaGGGGCAGTTACCCATTTTACACAAGCACTTATCATGAGTACTTGTTAGCCTGTGAAATGTCTTCTGTGGCTTTGAGCTGAACTTTTTTAagtctgagagaaaaaaataactttcaaaCAGAAAATGGGCATGCAGAGTGAAAGATGTGGGTGTTAATCAGGTGTTGAAGGTCTTGAAATATTGCTGTTGCTACAGGCTTAAATATTAATTTAGCAGCACTGAAGTCCCTGAAGTCTCCAACATGACTGTGTAAGTCATTAAATGACATAGcttgttgttttattcattaCATTCTaaactataacttttttatgaCCATACTCTAATatggcattttatttcatgctatattgtgatgggttttttttggcaaactaTACTAGGacctttttatgacatattacatttttatatttgtatgacATATCAAATAATTGAATGATGTATGTATTGTATGATGTACTAAACTTTGATTATATAAGGACTTTTTATGGAATACTATTCTGTGACATTTTACcatgacactttttttgacatttatctGACAATTTTTATAATGACCATTTTTATGGCATACCATACATTGactttttatatactttttctatgacaaaatgtgttttttgaccataccttatcacaactttttttattatattttttatgacatacttaCTTATAGTTATAATAACATGATTTTAGGGCATACTATGAAATTTActttcagtatttgtttttttttcagggaatgCTATCTTTGGACACTAATATGAGAGTTAACCATCacttatgacttttttctgacattttctatgGCATACTACACTTTTTTGATGGAATACTTTACTAAgatttttctgtgatattttcGGAGTATACTATTtatcaaattttaattaaattagaCCATTTTTTATTGAAGGTCTGACTatat contains:
- the si:dkey-24p1.1 gene encoding B-cell receptor CD22, translating into MKMNALTVGWFVVLALIKNFPFAQPMFTLEGKTYLTAKEGSCVEIKCKVTKSIDVSGAYWFWIKDSFWTKKENQESEFAGTVIYSSNKEQRPVSSDFVHRATYIGSQPSLWESNYRSSSNCSILICNLNKSDSGNYSFRFEGKPNWITKPPVILNVSEHPCPITFKQPALVQEHDKTTLTCSTSVSCPSHPQIVDLAPPFQMLTSRPETDEKQKSTSVSFEVNWQHDGKVFSCSTAVDKYLIRNITLTVKYILAQVSPQNIEERQNVKLTCSAKGHPNPTFTWFKNKKKAKGKTRAIWEIPSVDESHNGEYHCEVQNKNNEGKSNSVNITVTYKPEVEVIPGASVVKQGDKMILTCFVKRSSPQPSTYVWRLNGKAIVRETTHQHVVERTEPENSGFYICEATNTVGTGKSQEVQIIVEYGPRKTSISINEGDTEVRVNDSLKFTCITDANPAPGKYSWSRFNVAKKSYSSHWKFKTTERNELLLVSVQRTDEACYKCNATNCISTGEDSGPVCIQVLYAPTKPQLSMDTEVTEGQLINITCTVESFPASELNLERTYTTDSQPPEWSFTQPDWHNNILQHTFNVTSAHTGFYICRATNSEGSEKSIQRQLVVKYRPRNVTVQAKPAFVVDENNLLELHCHAQCHPPLTSVTWMKMIDGKSEIIQTTQPFVVRSVSPSDSGRYSCAVSNDLGTANSQQVDIKIKYAPKQTKITKIAEQQQPNGMSSVTLSCSSDSYPPITQYSWYKINEEEKPEKVSDNQTYTVYSNHPGSYYCIAKNEIYHRLSESVHMFKRDFMKALLIFLVLIILLVIVIVLVYRHKRRESFRQKTTNPLPCLGFQGWWNGARRRNRMNEHGMPEPFRSRDDLSPDQPHHPNIPRCQSRPDSTPASNINTVYSSVNLPSGKQGPSAQKPNTQQGGHTQDDSLNYASLHFGNKQKNKQAKAAEDVYAMVSKQKPPKKSDERLEDYENISTAHAPKCPHPLNYDTDTSEDEGDLNYSQVSFKAKYGHLRAIKDFSSSDEDETQYSQVKM